In Oncorhynchus tshawytscha isolate Ot180627B linkage group LG01, Otsh_v2.0, whole genome shotgun sequence, the genomic stretch cgcgtTAGCTGCACATTATGTTTCGCAGGCAAATGTTGGCTACCCGTTAATTCAAATAACATCTGCACATATATTTCAGACACAAACAGTATCTTAATTTATCATAATCTTAAATCACTTACATTTTTTATATCAAATTCACCTAATATCACTCTATTCCGAATTTCATCCACGTTGCTCATGGTCGCTGCCATTTTAGCTCCTGTTTTCAATGACGTCACAAGCTTCGCTCTACTATATTGTGGCGCTCTCAAGCGTCAGATAAAATGAAAACTGACAACAAAGACACAAGGAAAAACTAGTTATCAGTATATTTGCTGACAAACCTAAATGCGTTTTAGACTTTCACTCTTCATTCAAGAATCATGCTGTCTGCTGCTGTATGCAGCCAGAGATGTAGTAGGGTTGTAATAGCATTCTTCCTTCCTTCAATCCTGCAGACATTTAAGCCATTGGGCTTCAATGTCCACTAGAGGGGGTATAAAGATGGTGTTATAGATTTAGCCAACACCACTAACTGTTCCGTCTGTTCATGTCAGTCACTTGCTGTCATAACGCAAGCTTGAAAACTCTTCCTACCTGGCACACCAGGCAAGCAAAAACAAGTGTGCCTAGGGAGAGTTTGCAGTACAGAGGCAATGGTCTGTTTATGTTCGAGGCCTGTATGAGCTGAGGACTTTCACTGTTTATGTTTAGGCTTTACAATGGCCAGTGAGGGAGTTTCAAGTACAGTGTCCAGCAAGACAGGTGAGCTACTGGGTTGTGTGTCAGGTGTCTCAGGCTCATGTGACACTGGGCAGAGTTGTGAATGTGAGCCAGATGTGTGTGAGCCTCCATCTCTGGAGGAGCTGGAGGTGGTGCTACATTCAGCCCAGAGCTCCTGTAGGCACGGAGACGAGGTGTGGCCCAACCTATACCTGGGGGATATGTGAGTACACCTGCTTTTCCAGTCGtaattacacagacacacacatgtgcatgcacacacCTATACTTACACATCACGTATATTTGGATATGGTGTGTGTCTCAGCTACATGTCTCATGATAGGTATGGGCTGAATCAGTATgtactgttggtgtgtgtgtgcgtgatggTGTGTGTTATTGTAGTGATATCTCTACATTGTTTCTCCTAGGTATATGTCTCATAACAAGTATGAGCTGTGGAAGTTGGGCATCACTCATGTCCTGAATGCAGCCCATGGTAAGATGTGTTGTAAAGGCAGTGATGATTACTACGGTACCACAGTCAGCTATTACGGTGTTCCTGCCAATGACCTACCCACCTTTGACCTCTCACCTTTCTTTCACCCTGCTGCTCAGTTCATCCACCAGGCATTAAAGTCAGGAGGTAAGCCACAACCCATACagtgagctggtgtgtgtgtgtgttgtctgtgcgTGAGTGTGAGTGACTGATGCAtgactgtatgtatatatgttattgtCTTCCCTAGGCAAGGTGTTAGTGCACTGTGCTGTAGGAGTGAGTCGGTCGGCTGCGTTGGTCCTAGCCTTCCTCATgatccatcatcatcatcctctgcTGGCAGCCATCCGGCTGGTGCAGCAAAAACGATGGGTGTTCCCCAACAGAGGCTTCCTAATGCAGCTTATTAACCTGGACTACActcttcacagagagagaagggactgAATACACACACCAGACCTGGGATAACTATAGTTTTGAATATTATTTGTGGAAAGTAACTATACCTGTGACTATAGATCCCAAAAAATGACtactttttaaaactatttgaatacagatctcagaaagtaACCACTCTTTAACTAATGGTAGGGTTGTATCTGGAACATAAACTATTGGATTAGCTACCTTCAACTAAAAGCATGGCTGTATCAGGTAATGCATGTTGaagatagaaatagaatgaatagagcaAACACAATTCCCTACACTATTCAAATCTATCTTGCAGTCTATCATATTTGTTGTACATAATGCATTTATATCTGAACATTCTGTACATTTCCAATCTCCTGAACAGGCCCCAGGTGTAGAAAATCAAGTCAAACCAATGATATTTTGTACAGATAAATATAAATAAGTTGTGATGCTCAACTACAACTCTGGCGTGTTGAttttaatgtgttgatgttctctTTATCCATAaccagaatgattttgcagtgcatggtgatcAAACAGGTTTCATGTTATATTCAGAGGTGTAGAGAGGGTGAAGTTTATGAATCCCCAAAAATGGTAATTATACAGATATTATACAAAAAATGCACACAACAGTATTCATAACTTCTACTTTTTTTTGAGTGTATGACTCTTTAAAACATGGAACTGGAAAGGTCAAAAGCTGCAATTAATTTTATGATTCCATAAAATAATTCAAAGCCATTTGTAAACATTGCAAACGGGAAGTTGGATGCtcctaaaaaaaacattttgaaccTCTTTGTCCATCTGAGAGTTCTTGtttcaaacacacactacacaacatatCCCCGAAATATATTATATGTAGTGTGCAActcttttttatatatttgtttatatCAAACACACGCtatcattaaagggatagtttactCAGAATACAAATTAACACGATTTTCCACCTACCTTTTCTGTAGTTGATTCAAGAAGGCAGTTTAGGGATATTTAGTTCCCTTAGACAATTAACTGACATATTTTAGCAGTTACTGTTAGTATTCTCAGTAACATTAAATTCTCATACTGCATATTTTCACCAGTCGCCAACTGGTCGATCTTCAAGTCATTattagtcgatcaccaaacatttcgtTTTTTATTCGTGGTGCAATTGATCCAGAAGCCCTGCGCACCGGGTAaacaaagtgttcccattttgaaccatttaatTTGTCTGAAAACAAACTCCGCCTCTCCTGGCGGACCGGGAGATCTGTGgattgtgagagtgtgtgagagtgcgctggccaatcggatagctcaaatca encodes the following:
- the LOC112254274 gene encoding dual specificity protein phosphatase 13; translation: MASEGVSSTVSSKTGELLGCVSGVSGSCDTGQSCECEPDVCEPPSLEELEVVLHSAQSSCRHGDEVWPNLYLGDMYMSHNKYELWKLGITHVLNAAHGKMCCKGSDDYYGTTVSYYGVPANDLPTFDLSPFFHPAAQFIHQALKSGGKVLVHCAVGVSRSAALVLAFLMIHHHHPLLAAIRLVQQKRWVFPNRGFLMQLINLDYTLHRERRD